The nucleotide window CCTACTGGCTGGAAAAATTCCAGATTAGCCATCTTGCCAAAAAACACGCAGCATACCTGTCCGGCGGCGAGGCCCAGCGTGTCAACCTTGCCCGGGCAATGGTGCTTGAGCCGGAAGTCCTGTTCCTCGATGAACCCTTCTCTGCACTTGACTTCCCCACGAAGGTGCAGTTATTGAAGGATATTAAGTCGATTATCGGGCAGACGAAAACGACAACAGTTTTTGTCAGCCACGATCTTATGGAACTGAAATACCTTGCTGGAACGCTTGCGATCCTGATGGATGGTGAGCTGAAACAGACTGGTCCCACAGAGGAAGTGTTGTCATCCCCCAACGCATCTGCTTCCACTTTTATAAATGATTGGAAAAGCCTTCTCAATTAGTTGCTTAACAGCATGGCTGCAAGATGCCATGCTGTTTTTTCAAATAGAGGAAGGATATAAATTCAAGGAAAGCGGAGAGCCCTGCTCCTCCGCTTTTTTGCTACTGCATATTCGTTTCCTTTTCCTGGTCAACAAGCTCATTCTCGTCCGCTTCAATGAAGAATGGGACTTTCATTTCAAGCAGGAAATCGATGAGCCCCTGCTTGTCTTTAATATTGCTCAGGCCTATATTGAAAGCCGGAAATCCTGTTTTGACATTCAGCCTGGCGAGACGCTGACCTCCCTTTGGCATTGCATTCAGGTAGTATTCCTCATCCTTAAGGATAATGCCCAGTGTCGCATTATTATGTACCTCATATGGCAGAATCCCCTCAATGTCTTCCCAGGGAATGAAGCCAGGTCCTGCCTTCCCTCTTAATGTGAGACCGCGGTCACTGATTGTTACATTGGCCTCTTTTTGGAAAAAAGTTTTTCCGAGAAAGACCAGACTCCATCCAAGAATCAGGATGATTGCCCCAAACAATACAAGTCCTCCCCCATTTCCCTCTGGTTCTGACATCATGCTGAGGAATCCCCAACTAAATCCGATGGTCACGAGACTGATAAAAAAGAACAGGACCGCTATCCTCAGCTTGGAAAAATAAAAATCTTTCTCCATGTTTTCGCTCCCCCTTTTTTGTACACTTGGATAAATTACCCATTATTGAAATGCATAAACCAGTTTATTCCATTTATCAAACACTTATTATCACTCTTCTTTTTTAGTATGATGAATATAAAGATATCCTTTGGAGTGAGCAAATATGGATCGCATTTCACTTAAAATAGGCATTGTATTTTTCATAACAATATTGATGGTTGAGGGCTTCCTGTTTTACTTTCTTCACTCATCAATCATCCATTCACGAATTGATGAAGAACTGGATTCCCTGCTGACACGCGGGAATAACCATCGAGATATTCTGGAAACTTCCTATACTGCGGAAACGATTCACCACATTACAACGATGGAATCCAGGACGGAAACTCATGTTGTCATCACCGGCCAGAATGGTGAAGTGGTTGCTTCCTCCATTCCGGTTGACCAATACATACAAAATATTATTACCGCAGCACCGGACGTTCCGCGAACCGGCTTGATCCTTGAGGATGACTGGCAGGACAAGAAGTACATTGCTTCGGTCAGCCCTTTAGAGGCAAATGGAAACGTCTATATGTTCAAGAACACGCAGCGTGTCCAGGGGCTGATCGCCAGGCTTAACA belongs to Mesobacillus sp. AQ2 and includes:
- a CDS encoding ABC transporter ATP-binding protein, which codes for MTPLITVKNLEVRAGKKNLLSIPHFEIQDGEILGIMGPNGAGKSTFIKALSLLEKPAQGSIFFKGQDISDDLSLKMRRKFAVAMQQPLLLDTTVFQNVAIGLKLRNLPRQEVKQKVAYWLEKFQISHLAKKHAAYLSGGEAQRVNLARAMVLEPEVLFLDEPFSALDFPTKVQLLKDIKSIIGQTKTTTVFVSHDLMELKYLAGTLAILMDGELKQTGPTEEVLSSPNASASTFINDWKSLLN
- a CDS encoding PH domain-containing protein → MEKDFYFSKLRIAVLFFFISLVTIGFSWGFLSMMSEPEGNGGGLVLFGAIILILGWSLVFLGKTFFQKEANVTISDRGLTLRGKAGPGFIPWEDIEGILPYEVHNNATLGIILKDEEYYLNAMPKGGQRLARLNVKTGFPAFNIGLSNIKDKQGLIDFLLEMKVPFFIEADENELVDQEKETNMQ